caggaccttgcgatctcctttgacaactccctgatccgtccttcggtttctgctagaaaccttggagttaccatagatgatcggttgtcattttcctcacatatcaccagtctttctcgctcttgtcggtttctcctctttaacatcaggaggatacgtccatttctttccacccaggctacccagatactcgtccagtccctcgtcatctcacgccttgactactgcaactcgcttctagcgggtttaccactgagcgccatccgtcccctccaactgattcagaatgcagctgctcgtcttgttttcatccttcccaagttctcccacaccactcctttgctgcgctccctccactggcttcctgtagctgcacgcatcagattctaAACAccgatgctcgcatacaaagccaaaaattctctggcaccatcctacctaaaggacctcatcacaccccgctctgcaccacgatctctccgatcctccagcactgctcgactggtcccacctcccctcaaggcacaaggaagacacgcatctcggctcttctctgtcctggcacctaattgatggaatgaactccccctagatgtccgaacagctgaatccttgaatgtcttcaagcgacgactcaaaacttttctttttcagaaatacctgacgtagaacttctatattcttactcgactctttttctggtgtgtgttttaaaaaaataaaataaaataaaaattctgcactactcaatggcattctcagagatagtattcgtagctggggtccttattgagctagcatcggaaattcattgcagagtctcaaagcacttatgtaagtcgctctggctaagggcgtctgccaaatcctgtaaatgtaaatgtaaatatactgcatgaacaatgaaccttggtcgagaacagctgtacatctatgttcatgtgttctcctggagtgaaactttcagcacagttcttggtgaaggctggcagagaacgtggtcatgagtctgatggagtcatttctgaatgacgggagaaatgtcacaatggacaatttcttcacctcactgtcactgtcacacagactgcttcactttactgggcatggtgaataacgtttgccgtgaacttcctccattggcaaaggacactgcacagggagaggaattctccacgtcagtgtttagaatggcgcgcatgtattcagtacgagcagcaacaagcaagtggccagtagctgtgttttacaacatgctggacttggtggcggtgaatgcctacgttctgtacaaagcatctacagggtggaaaggaaaaagaagattgtttccgattcttctagccaaggaactccattgccaaatacagggatgatggtcactgggttttcaaacgctgcaaacacagactttgaaagatagacagactgtgtgggacagtaaccactgagacaaaaggcagaaagatgacgaagagatgaacctggaactgaggcacggatacatcaatttttacatgaacagccaaacatgcaaagctggagagatcacacaaaaacaaaattcacttttggtgttataattcagtgatggccaatgaaaatgaaatgacattttattctgtatgtgtatgagcatgtcaaaaaccatggaccatgacttcactcagcttatgacatttatatacaaacatgcattggagactgaagtgttagcatgttttcattttattcatttcattctattagcaacttttcattctattttcactcaatttgttttataaataacacagacttgtgtttccatatattttgtgaatgtgcgtctttcatatttgcaggtcagtcagcatgtgggatatttggtatagatatggcagacttttgtgaaggtttccatgtcacacacagaggtttagcctgccttggatttgagctactctgagtaaaaaatgcaaatgcgccaggcctcacaggtaatgggtgtgtttgcacaacaaaagcaggaggaggatggggctgaagacctgcgaaaatcacagcaggggtgacaaacaccttgggactctcagcagagaataaaaactcggtaaatctagtgttaagcaCTACTGACGGCTGACACTGTAAAACTACATTGACCAGCAGACCCAGAGAGGCCCGTTGGGAGACTCGGAGAATTCCCGATGGGCCGCTTAGCCGTTAAGCAAAATAATTTTACAACTTTAATATTCTACAACAACGCTTCAGTCAGACTGCTTGAACGGTTCAATgtgatatttattatatatttttttttttacttgaaatGTCAATAATAAAGTTGTCGTGATAATAAAAGATGAACTGAGTCAATTATCAAAGTTCCCCAGGCACGAAGAGAACATTAGCCCACTCCGTGCCTGCTGACAATAAGACAGATCACAAGCACTTAACAGATGATTTGCCTAAAAGAAAATTGCATAAACAGAAAAATCTACGTCTTAATAAGTTAAGTTAAACTGGATTTAACCGATAAGGGATATTTTTCCACTGCAACGTTACATTGTACCTAAAGGACCCAAGTATTCACAACAGCCAGAAAACTGGCAGCATTTTACAGCTGCGGATACTAAAAACCCGGGCGTTGACATTACATCTATTCATAAGCGTGAAACCTTTCATGCCCGTCATCGGGAAGAGTGTTTCCCTTTAGCTACCTTCCAGAGTTAGTGTGTCCAGCTCCTTGGGAGATTTCCCCGTCGTCGCGGTGTCTTCTTCTGGCATCTCCACATCCTGCGGCTCGGGGCCCGGTTCGGCTTTTTTCTCCGACTTGGCCTCTCGGGCCTTTTCCCTTTTTTTCGACGTGGTTTCTTTCATGATGGGCAGCAAATGCCAAAGCCTAAGCAATGAAATGAATATTTATACGCGTCCCGCTCGACCTCAAACCAGTATTATCGCACTAACTTCTTCTGTCTCTAGAAAAACAAGGAGAATGACTGGCAAGTATGAACCACGCAAAGGGAATTGTGGGATACAGGCTATCTAATCAAGTTCTCAACTAGGCGTGACTGATCGATCGCAGAGCGATCGCTGAAGATCTGTTACTAACTTGCGCCTCTGGGCGGCAGGCATGGTGTAAATAAGAGGCTCCAAATATTACGTTATTCTTTAAAATATTGAAGTGTTCAGTAAAAATATGTAGTATTTAAGCAGACGGTCTAGCAAATGTGCAGTGTCATGATCAAATAAAGTACTGCTGAGTATTACTGAGTTTAAAAAAAGATATAAATAATAGGTTACGTCATAGTGAGTCTTCTTAACATCATACAGTAATATAAGTGATTATTTGAGATTAATTCAGTGGTAACACTGGATATATTGTAGATATTGTATTATCACAATCATTTAACGAGTAGTTCCAAAGTCAGTTTTGATTCAAAGATCTGTTTCTTTgtgtattaaaatatgttttagaTGTAGAGAACGTCCACACTGAGACAAGTTATTTCGCTTGAAAATAGACTGCGATACGTACGAGGGTCAAATGTCCGGATGGCAAATGTAACAATTACTGCAAAAATACAGCTTGATTTGTATTGTTATGTAACTAGAACCACGGTTAGATTTCAAAGTAAGAGATAAGAGATAGGGGTTAAAGGAGAGGAAAAGTGGTTCCCATGGCAACCCGGGGAGCACTGGTATGTGTAACAGCGAGGGAGGGCATTGAGAAGACCGAAGCGAAGGGCGAGCCCAAGTCATGCTTTCCCCTCTCCAGCACGATATCCTGTGGAAAGTCACGTCCGCTGTAATAACAGACAAAGGGGCGGGTTTTCGGGTTGGTGTTGGGCGTTAGAAGGGTGCACACTAGCAGGTGCGTGCATCTGTGTTTCTGTTGTCCTGTTTAATTAAGGATCCTGACGCCAGCAGCCCAGGGTGATGGCTGACTTTAAGAAAAAGGTGTGCTTCTTTACGGTTTCAGTCAcaagttagtttttttttttttttgttttatttaattcttATTCTGTTTTCATTTCATATCCCAGTGTAGTATTGCGGTGAGATAACAGCGAATATTTTTTCATAAAACTTAAAATCTCCACGTCTAGATACTGGATGAATCTAATGCACATCTCTGGAAAAGACTACGAGGCTACAGCAAAACTTTCAAATTCATTTATTTCTTAATTTATATGAATGCGCCTATATTTCTGCCACCTCCAGCCTGGCCCTGCTCCTCATTTATGTCCTGGTTCCTAGCTTtttgggtcttcagtcctgcttctaggagcccgtAACAAACTTGTCCTAgccgtgcacttcacaccacttaatgtttcccattcttttagaagggtcacttgaggtcaaCCAGATTATGAGGCACTGGAAGATAAGTTgttggtcatctctggcattagaaagttgcttcggccctctacctggctggtttttgcttattgccagtgtctcctgcttcaccttgttcttgtgtcctgctgtcttagaaatattGAGTCTGGAAGCGGCCTGCCTGGCATTATAGCCTcctgcagaaccaggattaaaccaggatttacaaATGCGGACTTTTAAGAAATAtacagtggtctcttaattttgacacacacacacaattttctAAACCTTCTGCATGTTGTTGAGATTACATGTGTATTCTGAGATTAGCAGAAACAGtgttaaaatgaaaatacagtGCTGGCAACATCTTTAAACTTGTGTGCAGTAATATAGATTTAAAATACTATCTTGTTAGTACTGGTTTCAAACACAGTATAGATCAGCAGATACTTTAGCTGGAATTAAAACCCTAATTCAACACTTTACTTAGATATAGCAAGTATTTCCCCCCAAAATTGATTAAATACCAtttgcacacatacatacacacacacacacacacacacatttatatatatatatacacacacacacacacacatatatatatatatatatcctcaAGTCCATTCTTGACATAAGTCCATTGTTGGTTTAAATACTGGTTGAATTGTACTAATGGAGTTTTCAGAACTAATTCTACTTtggaaatgaataataataataataacaataataaataataataataataaggtttTCAGTGGTGGCTGCCCAGTGTTCCGCATCCTTGTTCAGCCCTACATGTTTGGTCATGGTGTtgggtgtgtgttgggggtggCGCTGAAAatggacctgctggagatgctcAGGTGCCCGCTTATCACATGGCCCCAAGCAGCTCCTCTCGTGTCCGTCCTTGCACTTCAAGGTTTAGCCCTCCCAAGGTGATCCACCTAGGGACTTTTTAATCTGCAACCCAATCTGGCACGGGGCTGTGCTCTGCTAGATTGAATGTGTCATTCTATCCGGCTCTTTGTGTCCCATTAGCCAATAGTGGTAATGTTCACACCAGTGTACTGTGTCTGCAAGGCAAGCTAAGAGGCTCACTGTTTGGTCCTTGCTGGAAGGCAAGCTGTTCTGAAATTTGAATTAACTGCAGCGTAAGTGGTAGGAACGATGCTGTTATCTGACCAGTGGAACTTATTTGCATTTTGCCTGCTCCACTGTTGCGCTGCGATGATCGGTTACTGGCCCATTCCCGCCCTTGTAAATAACCACGATAAAAACATGTCAGAGGATGGGATGCTGTATGTCAGTGTTCTGTTGCTGTTAAACTCTGTGCTTGCTAGAAAACGGCTGCTATTTGCAATCTTTTCCAGGAAGCAGACACTTGGACGATGCTGTTGTCAACGCGAGCCTGACTTCCCCTGCGGTTCACCTATGATTGTGTGACTAATCTGGCTATACCAGTATAATGAAACAGCACTTAGGGCACAGCATGCATGCTATTGCAGTCacgttttttttaaactgaagCATTCAATACAGGAAAAGACCATTTGTGAAGAATGATGCGCTTCTTATAAGCCAAAACTTTGTCTTTAGACAGACTTTATATCACTGCACAGGAAGATCTGATTGAAGTGTTGCACTCTGGCCCTCAAAAACATTGTCCTTGAGTGTCAGCTAAGCTCTAGGCAACTGCAATTGTTTTTCACCTAAGTGAGGGAGAGGGAGGAGTTTTCTGTATCGGTGATGTATGGTGAAGAGTGAATGGGGGGAAGGAATAAAAGCCAgtccaaacaaaaaacaaacattgtcGCCAAGGGAATTCGCAATGCTGGTTTGACTATTGATGCCTGCGTGTTCACTCTTCTGCAGTCACCGAGAAAGGCCTCTCCGGGCACCACATGTGTGCAGGCTGCCCCACAGGAGAGCAGAATCACACCATACTGGAGCCGTATCACAAAGAGGGACTAGTTAGAGCTCGGTTCCAACTtgcttcggttttccactgcagacggGTTAGCTCGGTAAAGGCGTTGATGGGCTTGGAGAGGGACAGTAATGTAAAATTGAAAAAACACTTATTTACTGGTGCACTGGTGAATTACTGTAGTGTAGACATACACTGGGCATTGAAAGGCAGCTCAAATACAAATTAAgggcagttcttcacccccctttatgcCCCAAAACACCCTCCCCAACAAGGTGCTGTGTGTCAGTGTTGTGAGTTTGAATATAAAAAGTGACCttctggagtgtgaggatcctgaggcAGGGATGGGGTAGGACAGAATGGAGACTTCCTGTGAGAGGAAATGGTAACTCAGTCACTTCTCTGGCCACTGTAAATTCAGTTACTTCCTTAGCACCCTAGTGGTGCCTAATGGAACCCCCATTTCTCTCTCTGACTTCCTTATGATCATAAATTGCTaacactgtattcaaatgatcaaccaagaacattGGGACatctttaccacttttccttacaattcCTATGTGCTTATTTCTACATCTGTGAGAACTGCTGCATCGAACACTAATGGAATTAAGATTAGCTTGTGTAAATTTGCATCACAAATACATTTCGTTCAGCTGTTCCCTAGTATTTTTTAAGTAGGAAGTTGGAACTTTTCAAGTTCCAAGTTATCGGGAATGCATAAATACATGTGCGATACTACAAAGAATGAATATTATATTGAATATGCCCTTTGTTCCTTTATATTATCCATTCATATTGACGCATATCAACAGTATCTCCGTGCATTTCAACCAATTAGACGGtggttgttagagaaatatgtacttttttattgtcattttactagatgccatttcttagaaataacaccctgcagcagcttgatcttaatttagcaataacacgtcttaagaactgtcgcttgaatatttccaccccatacatggtgataaacaatgttgaatgttacTTGCATATCCTggttgtgtacctcaataaaagatactaCGAGGGGACTTCCTCCTTCGAAGTTGGCTGTGTCAGGCTGGGAGGCTGACACCTCAAGGTCgagaccggacttcccttgcagcaagtaaaaagtcaccgCAGCTGACCGTGTtgctctgtgttcagagactggttggtttccagcgtatcttcagaagaagataaccctaacatcgGTCACACAACCAGTTCGATTTGATCATGCTTTTGGCCCTGCGAGTAAGCAGGGTCCATGTCGGCAAGGGTATggctcggttcttggtggcagtgggaaAGTGCCAATAGAGTCTCTGTGGGAAGAGCTGTTACTCTTAGGAGCCATAGATTGTTAATCAACACTCTCTCCTTAAAGGACACCATCGGATGTTTGCCATGGCAGCTGGAACTTGAAATTTACTTTGACTGCCCTTAAAAAAGTCAATATATTTTAAGAAAAAGGTAAAAGCTGAAAGCCACAGTTAGTCTTTTGTTGGATTTTAACCACAGCCTCTTGGGACAAAGGCCCATTGACTAGTTTTGTGAATTCTGGCTCATCAAAAATCGATCAAATCAACAAAACATGCAGGTTAAAAATATGGTATGCAGTAGCCATAAAGACAATGCAAAAAATGTTTTTCCTTTTCAATAGGCtgtttatttgttcatttattttgttACTGAGTTTCACATTTGTGTGTCCATAATTTAAGATTACAGGCCGGTGTCTCCCCGCCCGAGGAGGTGACCTTTTACGTCCTCACTGGTCCCACGTGGCAAGCAGAGACATCCGGCAGACCTGACAGCATCACTCCGCCACACCGACAGTGCTGTAACGCTACCCGTTACTCGATAGAGAGCGAACAGCGATCGACAAGCTTGACAGCGTGGAAGGGTGCATGAGTCATATTTCACAGGCAATATTATTTACATGCATCATCCCAGGGAAAGACCCGCGCGTGCAGGTAGCCAGTCCGTGGGCTGGCGTGGCTACAGGGGAGCCCAGCTGCATACTGGGAGAGTGAGAGTGTGCTTGGTTTCTAAAAGAATGGAAAACATTCCTAAGCACGTGTgctgttctgtgttctgtttcgcTCCGAGACCCCTACTGCTCCTGGTGCTGAGTCTGCTTCCCTGGGAATGAATTTGTCTGAGGACCCTTCTAGAGGGAGAAGAAACACATGGACACATAGCACCTGCTCACCGGTAATTCCAGAAGATGTTTCCAGTTTCTTGGTGACGGTGCTAGTGCACATGACCTCTGACACCAGTCCGCTAAGGGGAACCTTGCTGATCACGTGCAGCTTTCCAAGGGACAAACGCCGGACTACAGTCACCCTCCTCACTTGTGGCTGAACCGAACACCTACGTAAGGATTTCATCGTTGGCCTCTCCTCTGCTTTGCTATGATCAGGAAAGGCGAATAACTTGGATTAAAACTAAGGTACATGTCTCTGAGCTTAAGTGTTCCAGCTTGTACTGGGAATGAGCAGTGACTGCTGTCAACCGTAAGAGGACATAAGAAATTGATCTACTTGCTTGAGTGACCATCGGTGGAAAAAATGCGAAGAACAGCTGCAGGATGTGATGACGTCATCTGGGTGTCATGAGGACGCACCTTTGAGGGTCTGGCTTTCTCAGCCACGCCTGCCACAGGGAACTCGACAGCCCCATGTTTTAGAGACCGGAGCAGGGGACCCAGCAGGAAATTTGTGCCCTTTTACTCTCGTGTTACTCAGCACATGTACATTGTGGTCACATGGTTATTTAAAACGGAATTCTTGCCTCTGAATCGCGAATGGGTTGGTACATGCAATATTAATGGATGCTCAGCACCAGGAACCAAATAAAGCCTGAGGCAACGTCTTTGAGACCAATAAAACAACCGAAAATATTCCTGAGggaatttaaaagaaaaaacactACCAAATAATATAATTACCATAATTGTTACCCAGTAGAAAATCTATGCTGTAGACATAACAACTGAATGTAACCTATTTGTCACAAGCCATAGAAAAGGCACATTTTAGCCCAATAGGGAGACAGAGACAGTTCACATCAGTgctgtaatttcagtgttacttctGAACCATATCCAACAGCAAGACCTGCATTCCCTTAGCAACTGCAACCGGCAACCAAACATGTGGTGGGTCTTACGAATCCATTTAATGAAAAGTTGGCAAAATGTATTTGAAATGTATGAACGTGTCCTATTTGTCAAAAATACACGCCATCGATATAGCAATGCTGAGACTGAGACAATCTGATCACAAGACGGACGAGGAGAAGCTTCCGTTtggtttatttacattttaactgACATTAAAGTTAAAACTTGTTATAAACACTGTATCcaatgcaacaaaaaaaaatcaaaaaaaggAAGATTGACTGGAGACATGAACACGGCAGCATCCAGTTCATACATGTGTGATCTTGGTTCACCATGACAATATATGGAAAGACAATCTGATACTGGAAGGAGGGCTCTGGGAGATAATAAGTGTGCGGTCAGTCTTTactcctggggaggggggaacgTATTGCTGGAATTGCCAGGAATCTCGGTTGGCCTCTCGAGCAGCTTTCCAAGATGGAGCACTGAGCGAACACTGCAGCCACGAGAcccttgtggtttgtgtcttcACTTCCTGAGCACATGCAGTAGGGGAGCCACTCAGCCACTGCGGGATCTTAATAGGCTGCTCCGGGATGAATTATTAATCTGAATTAGATAGCCCGCTACTTCCTACATGGGCTCTCGGAGGCACTACACCCTCCACACCAGTGCAAAGGTAAACCATGTTTAGCCGCCGCTGCGGTACAACCGGCTCATTGCGTCACCAGGACCCCAGAGTCcagaggctgccccccccagtgCTCCAGGTTCCCCTACACTAGGGTTTCTCAACTGCTGGTCCATGGTTTCCGCAAGCAGCCTCTAGTGGGCCCAAAATCTATATCAGGCAAATGTGGTTTGGTGAATACATTTTgccagccaaaaaaaaacactaccgAGAGCAACTTTCTGATGGTCGGCAAAAATTGCCAAGGAGGACCCCCCCGGGGGGCCCCCCCAACACTTTGTAACGGGCAACAGATGGGCAGAAATGCTGAgaatccctgccctacaccacAGTGCTGATGGTGGAAGACTCCTCTGACCTGCCCTGCTTACTGGGCAGGGATTTGAGGTACTCCAGGTGGCGGCGAGCGTCTTCCTGGTTGTGCCGCACGTAGTAAACCAGGTACGATATGACCATGGTGAACCAACCAAACATGGTGACTAGCATGGCCACGTCGGTGGTCTTCTTCAGCACCACGCAGAGGTCCAGGTCCTTGGCCAGCAGGAAGGGTGTCCCCTGGGCCCCCACGTCCTCGGGTTCTGAGGTCTGGCATACGATGCCGGCTAGAGAGGCGGGCTCCAGGTCGAGCAGGGGCATTACCCTCTGCAGGTTGCAGTCGCAGTGCCACGGGTTGTAGGTGAGGTTGGCGCGGGCCCGGATGTGTGCAAAGGCTTCCGGGTTAATCGTCATGAGCTTATTGGAGGACAGGTCCAGGACCTGGAGGGACTCTGTGAGGCCTTGGAAGGCCCCGGGCTCCAGCTGGACCAGTTCGTTATGGGAGAGATCAAGCTCGCTGAGTAAAGGGAGCTCCAGGAAGGTGTTGGTTGGAATGGTGGTGAGGAGGTTGAAGTCCAAGTAGAGGCGGCGGGTGTCGTTAGGGATGTCCTGGGGAACCTCGGTGAGGCGCAGGCTGCTGCAGCGCACCGTCTTCCCCCAGGTCTCGCTCTCGGAGCAGTAGCACCTCTTGGAGCAGCTGGTGGCCGCATGGTGGAAGCAGAAGGCCATGAGCACCAAGCTGTGCAGCAGCAGACACGTGACCACCGAGTGGCGCAGCAGCCGGTCTGCGGGCAGTGGCATGATGGGATACCGGCATGCTCCTGGGAGGACTCAGTCCCCAAGCAGCTGGGAGAGGCAGAGGGTATGAGCGAGACACTCCTCCAGCCGGTCTGGGGAAAGGAAAGGAGATAGGTTATATATACAAACTGGGGAAAGGAAAGCGCTggaaaaaataaactgaatgacTGATGTGACACAAATTACATCCTGACTTAAAAACTATCCCTGTGACTGATGGCGAAAGTGCTCAAGGGCCATAGTGTGTTATTTCATGCACAGATGGAGGCAATCTGGTTTAATTGCTATGAAAGAAGAGGCAGGGATCTATCTGTTCCAGGGCAGGCCGAGGACAAGGCTGTGCAGAGCTGCGTTAACATCCACATGCGCTGCAGCAGTAGGGTTAAGGCAGCCTCTCTCAGCATATTACCGCTGGACCTGCTGACCCATTTTAATagtggatatttaaaaatcggcATAATCACACTTCGATTTAGAAAGTGGCCCAGTAGGGGAGGGTATTTTTGTCATCAcattccaaagaaaaacaggaGAATGAGGATGTCTCGCACTGCTGCTCTCTCCACCGTGGCATTTAACAAGCAGATCATTTTAGGAGTCAATTC
The sequence above is a segment of the Brienomyrus brachyistius isolate T26 chromosome 5, BBRACH_0.4, whole genome shotgun sequence genome. Coding sequences within it:
- the lrrc3ca gene encoding leucine-rich repeat-containing protein 3B, which translates into the protein MPLPADRLLRHSVVTCLLLHSLVLMAFCFHHAATSCSKRCYCSESETWGKTVRCSSLRLTEVPQDIPNDTRRLYLDFNLLTTIPTNTFLELPLLSELDLSHNELVQLEPGAFQGLTESLQVLDLSSNKLMTINPEAFAHIRARANLTYNPWHCDCNLQRVMPLLDLEPASLAGIVCQTSEPEDVGAQGTPFLLAKDLDLCVVLKKTTDVAMLVTMFGWFTMVISYLVYYVRHNQEDARRHLEYLKSLPSKQGRSEESSTISTVV